In the Kaistella sp. 97-N-M2 genome, one interval contains:
- a CDS encoding acyltransferase, with the protein MKIIYRIILKIHTLCTELRDKAYIEICKSRGLKVGKDVVFIEAPKFGSEPYLIEIGDRTKITANCTFINHDGAMYVIRSMEKYRDARNFGRIKIGKNCFIGNNCTILPGVEMGDNCILGAGSVLNSSTPANSVFAGVPAKFICTIEEYGDKALKNNVLYPRELEENRPNLDSYIKNHLPHNYKPIK; encoded by the coding sequence ATGAAAATAATCTACCGAATTATTCTAAAAATCCACACGCTTTGTACCGAACTTCGCGACAAAGCCTACATCGAAATCTGCAAATCCCGCGGTTTGAAAGTGGGAAAAGACGTGGTTTTCATCGAAGCACCAAAATTTGGATCCGAACCTTATTTGATTGAGATCGGCGACCGCACGAAAATTACCGCCAACTGCACCTTCATCAACCACGATGGCGCAATGTACGTCATTCGGTCCATGGAAAAATACCGGGACGCGAGAAATTTCGGACGCATAAAAATCGGTAAGAACTGTTTCATTGGAAATAACTGCACGATCCTTCCGGGCGTCGAAATGGGCGACAACTGTATTTTGGGCGCAGGTTCGGTGCTGAATTCTTCTACGCCTGCCAATTCGGTTTTCGCCGGCGTTCCAGCTAAATTCATTTGTACGATTGAAGAATACGGCGACAAGGCACTGAAAAACAATGTGCTCTATCCAAGAGAACTCGAAGAAAACCGTCCGAATTTAGATTCTTACATCAAAAATCATTTACCGCACAATTATAAACCTATAAAATAA
- a CDS encoding glycosyltransferase, with the protein MPKPMQSQKIKIIFRHRSLEMGGIETVLLNLLNHFDYTKYEVVLLLNYGQGEFLQRVPPEVKIVAIGEDRSSFSENKFLNLLQKITRRLKYAFFQRFPRKFYQKHQLLDFDYEVAFSHYMLQDVYNSRNKQSKKMYWIHGDLRNSGFTDVQNKNFVDLMSKFDTGVFVSQHGKNIVEKNWNVDLKNAVVINNPLAIEHILKLAAEPVEEKFRNIDFVSVGRLFSQKGIKDLLEAHHQLIMLGYTIKTLIIGDGMQRDELEAFIRKYNLAETFFLYGFSNNPIKYIQNSRYFVLPSYSESYPMVIGEALCLNKPVLSTNVGGVPEMVHHNVNGLLFDPGEKNLLQKMKAVLDDPSRQKRFSQHDSLAELKEKNNRIFHQIDQLFN; encoded by the coding sequence CTTTCGTCACCGCTCCCTGGAGATGGGCGGCATCGAAACCGTGCTGCTGAACCTTCTGAACCATTTTGATTATACAAAATATGAAGTTGTTCTTTTGTTGAATTACGGTCAGGGCGAGTTTTTGCAGCGCGTACCACCGGAAGTCAAGATTGTAGCGATCGGCGAGGACCGCAGTTCTTTTTCAGAAAATAAATTTTTGAATCTGCTCCAAAAAATCACACGCAGGCTTAAATACGCTTTTTTTCAAAGATTTCCGCGTAAGTTTTACCAAAAACATCAGCTTTTAGATTTTGATTACGAGGTTGCCTTCAGCCATTATATGCTTCAGGACGTGTACAACAGTCGGAACAAACAGAGCAAAAAAATGTACTGGATTCATGGCGACCTCAGAAATTCCGGATTTACGGACGTTCAAAACAAAAACTTTGTCGATCTCATGTCAAAATTCGACACCGGTGTCTTCGTATCACAGCACGGAAAAAATATCGTCGAAAAAAACTGGAACGTTGACCTGAAAAACGCAGTAGTCATCAATAATCCGCTCGCAATCGAGCATATCCTAAAACTGGCTGCAGAACCTGTGGAAGAAAAATTTCGTAACATCGATTTTGTTTCCGTCGGCAGGTTGTTTTCTCAAAAAGGAATTAAAGATCTGCTGGAAGCACATCACCAACTCATTATGTTGGGTTACACCATCAAAACCCTCATCATTGGCGATGGAATGCAGCGCGACGAGCTGGAAGCGTTCATTCGAAAATACAATCTGGCGGAGACGTTCTTCCTTTACGGATTTTCCAATAATCCAATCAAATACATTCAAAACTCACGATATTTCGTGCTGCCTTCCTACAGCGAAAGTTACCCGATGGTAATCGGCGAAGCGCTTTGCCTGAACAAACCCGTGCTCTCCACGAACGTGGGCGGCGTTCCGGAAATGGTGCACCACAACGTCAACGGTTTATTGTTTGATCCAGGCGAAAAAAACCTGTTGCAGAAGATGAAAGCCGTTCTGGACGATCCTTCGCGGCAAAAAAGATTTTCGCAGCACGATTCTTTAGCAGAGTTAAAAGAAAAAAACAACCGTATCTTTCATCAGATCGATCAATTATTTAATTAA